In Myxococcales bacterium, the DNA window TTCGAGACGACGGCGAGGTCAGCCCGTGACGGTGGTGCCGATGCTCTCGCCGCGGAGGGCGCGCTTGATGTTGCCCGGGGCGAGCTTGAACACGCGGATGAGCATGCCGTTGTCGCGGCACATGGTGGCGGCCGTCGAGTCCATCACGCCGATGCGCTCGGAGATGAACTTGTCGTACGACATCTCGCTGATCATGCGGGCGTCGGGGAATTTCACGGGATCGCGGTCGTAGATGCCGTCGACCTTGGTGGCCTTGAACACGGCCTCGGCCCCGATCTCCATCGAGCGGAGCGCGGCGGCGGTGTCGGTCGAGAAGAACGGGTTCCCCGTGCCCGCGGCGAAGATCACGAAGCGGCCCTTCTCGAGGTGGCGCACCGCGCGGCGGCGAATGTAGGGCTCGGCCATCTGACGAATCTCGATGGCGGTCTGCACACGCGTGGGCACGCCGACCTTCTCGAGGCCGTCCTGGAGGGCGAGCGCGTTCATCACGGTGGCGAGCATGCCCATGTAGTCGCTCTGGGTGCGGTCCATGCCGGCCGCGGCGCCCTTGAGGCCGCGGAAGATGTTCCCGCCGCCCACGACGATGCCCACCTGCACGCCGAGCGCGTACACCTCGGCGAGCTCCGCCGCGGTCTGGCTGAGCACCTCGGGATCGAGGCCGCCTTGTTTGCCGCCGAGGGCCTCGCCCGAGAGCTTGAGCAGGATGCGCCGGTACCGGAGGTCGGGGTGGAGCGCCGGAGGGGGGCCTGCGAGGTCGCGTGGTTCCATGAGAGGGCTTCTACTCCGTGCCCCCGATGGGGTGCAATGCACGACCGCGCGCTCGTTTTCATGGGGTACGGTGCCCCGAGGCGCGCCACGCTGGCGGGCGGGGGACGGTCGGTGTAGACACGTCCGATAGCCATGCCTCGCGTGCGCCGAATCTCCTTTCTTCTTGCTGCGTTGCCGATCGTCGCGCTCTCGGCCTGCGACGGCTGCAAGGGCCAGAAAGACGGCCCCTCGCCGAACGACGACGCGGGCCTCCACGCGACGAGCGCGCAGCTCACCCCGGAGCTGTCGGCCAAGGTGCTCGCGAAGGTCGGCGAAAAGACGATCACGCTCGGCGATTTCGTCGCCGCGATCGAGAACATGGATCAGTTCGATCGCCTGCGGTACCAAGCGCCCGAGCGGCGAAAAGAGCTGCTCGAGGAGATGATCCGCGTCGAGCTGCTCGCCCAGGAGGCGACCCAGAAGGGCCTCGACAAGGACCCGGTCACCGCGGCCGAGATCCGGGCCATTTTGCGGGACGCGATGCTCGCCGACGCGCGGAAAGGTGCGCCTTCGCCGGCCGACATCCCCGAGGCCGACGTCCGCGCCTACTTCGACACCCACAAGGCCGACTACCACGACCCGGAGCGCCGCCGCCTCTCGTGCCTCGTCTTGAAAGACGACGCGCAGGCCAAGTCGATCGTGGCCCAGGCCGTCGCGGCGACGAGCCCAGCGGCGTGGGGCGAGCTCGTGAAAACCAAGTCGATCGACGCGCAGGCGCGCGCGAACGTGCCCGTGGATCTCGCGGGCGACTTCGGCATCGTGAGCCCCCCCGGGGACACGCGCGGCGAGAACGTGCGTGTGCCCGATGAGGTCCGCGTGGCGGCGTTCGCGATCGCCAAGGTCGGGGACGTGAAGCCCGAGCCCGTGAAGGTGGGCCCGAAGCTCTACGTGGTGAGGCTCACGCAGAAGCTCGAGCCCCACGACCGCACCTTCGCCGAGGCCGAGCGCGTGATCCGCGTGAAGCTCGCGCAGGACAAAATCCGCGAGCGCGAGGAGGCCGTGCTGAAAGAGCTCCGCGCGAAGCACAAGGTCGAGATCGACCAGACCGCGCTCGGCACGGTGAAGGTCGACCTCGCGCCCGACGGCGGGAAATAGCGTCAGGCGTCTTCGACCTCGGGCTCCCCGAGGACGAGGCCTCGCACGAACTTCTCGTAGACGACGAGCTCGATGGGGGTCGTCGCGCCGATCTCGGCGGCCACGCTCTTCACGCGCCGCCACTCGAGGCCGCCGAGGCCCGTGCCGATGCGCGGGATGCCGATGCGTGGGATGCCGGCGTGGGTCGCGAGCTCGACGGTGCGCGCCAAGGAGCGCTCGAGCGCCGCGAGCTTCGCCTTCGACTTCCAGTGGGCTTGGAGGGCGAGGGCGTACACCGTGCGCGCGCCGTCCACGTGGACGAGCACGTCTCCCAGGGAGAAGCGCCCGTCCTCGCAGCGTTTTTTGTACTCGTCCTCGAGGCCGGGGAACTGCTTCTTGAAGGCCACGGCGACGCCGGCGTCGAGCTTGCCCTGCGTGGTGCAGCCGAACGCGAAGGCTTGGAGGGAGGGGTCGGCGAACATGTCGCCTTCTGTGAAAATCGTGGGCATGGGCCTCTAGGGTCAGATCGACAGGGCGAGCTCGCGGCCCATTTCGAGCGGCCACGGGCGGTCTTTGGGGTCTTTCATGGTGGCGGCACGGAGGACCCGAGCCACCCCGGCCGGGAAGCCACGGAGGCGCGCGCCGTCTTCGAGGGGGTCTTGTCGCATATGCGCGATGATGCGGTCGCGGGGATTGTCGATCTCGTCGAAGAAAGCGCGGCCCGTGGTGACGTTGTAGATGGTCGCCGCGAGCGAGTAGACGTCGGCGCGAGGGTCGAGCTCCACCGGGTCGAGCACCTGCTCGGGGGCGATGTACCCGGCGGTTCCGGCCACGAAACGCCCCCCTGCGTCTTCGTGGACCTTGATGGAGCGCACCATGCCGAAGTCGATGACGACCGTGGCGAGCGGGTGCGCCATGGCGGGGTTCCGGTGTTTCTCGGGGTCGAAGCGCTCGCCTCCCGCGAGCGGCAAACGCAGCCACAAGTTGGCGGGCTTCACGTCGCGGTGGACGAGGCCTGCGCCATGCAGCGCCGCGAGGCCTGCGCACGCTTCGAGCACGACCTGGCGGAGCTCGTAGAACGACATGAGGTGCGCGCTCGAGTACTGTTTGAGATCGGCGCCGATGAGGTACTCGAGGACGAGGAAGGGCACGTTCCCCGACACGCCGCGGTCGATGATGTTCGCCACGTTCGGGTGGTAGAGCCCCGCGAGCGCGTTCGCCTCTTCGACGAACGAGGCCAAGATGCCCTCGCGCTCGGTGTCCGTCGCGTTCTGGAGGGCCTCGGCCTTGGGGATCTTGAGCACGAAGTAGCGCTCGGCCCCGGGCTTTCGCACGAGCCACACGCTGCCGATGCCACCTTCGCCGAGGGGCTTCACGAGCTCGTAGCCCTCGATGATCTTGGGCTCCTCTTTCTTCGGGAGCGGGGGCGGCGCGGGGGTGCGCGAGATGGCCTCGGCCACGGCGGCCTCGAGCAGGGCCGAGGTGAGCGGACCGAGAGACGCGAACCACACCTCGAGCATCGCCGGCTCGCGAGACCGGACCGCGCGCGCGACGAGGGCCGCGATGCGCGGAGCGTTCTCGGTCGCTTGTTTCGAGAGCGAGTCGGCCGACATGTCCGGCACGCTCGCGTGGAGCGCCTTGACCGGATCGGCGAGGGCCCCGTGGAGGCGGCTCGCGGCGAGCACGAGCTCGAGGCACCCAGCGTCGAGCTCTTTGCTCTTTCCCGAAACGTTTCCGAAGGTTCCGAGGGCCTTGGCGAGGCCCGCGAGGGCGTGTGCGAGCTCGGTGTCCTCCGCGTGCAGGGTGCCGAGCGCCTCGGCCGACGCGGGCCCGAACGCGCCGTTCGCCTCGCCCTTCGAGACCGACGTGCGCAGGGCCTCGGCGCGCTCGCAGCAGAGGGCGAGGGCCTCGGGGGCCATCATCGGGAGCGCGTGCGCGAGCTGGAGCAACATCGTGGGCCGGTCGATGACGAGGGCCCACCACGCCGCGAAGGGCCCGAGCCACCGCACGTCGTCGACCTCGCCGAGCGAGGTGCCTCGCGTGGTGTCGACGAGGCGCCAGAAGAGCGTGCTGAGCGCCCCGGAGAGGGCCTCGGGGAGCTCGCGGGAGCCGTCGGCGAGCCCCGACACCTTGCGGAGCCAGAGGCAGGTGTCGTGAGCCGTGGGCCCGCGGCCGGGCCCGAGGTCCGCGTCCTCGCCGCACGCGTCGAGCGCGTATCCGCCGAGCTTTATGGCGAGCACCTCGAGGGAAAGATCGGCCTTCTCGTCGGTGCCTTCGACCGCGCGTCGCTCCTTCACGAGATCGAGGATCTCGGAGGGCGCCCGGGCGAACGCCTCCCAGGTGTCGGAGAGATCGGGCTCTTCGACGGGATCGCCTTCGGGCCGCGTGGCGAGGAGAGGAGACCAGAGGCGGAGCGCGAAGGCGCGGGCCGAGCCCTCGAGCGCGTTGATCGCGGCGGCGCGCTGGCGAAGGCGCCCCGTGCCGAGCGCGATCTTGCTGGCCTCGTGGAACGTCGGGAGGAGGGAGCTCGCGAAGCGTGCGGCGCGCGCGTCGGCCTCTTCGTCGTCGTACTGGGCGGCGATGCGTACGAGGTTCTCGAGGCCGAGCTCGAGATCGAGGGGGTCGCGCTCGGCGCCGTCGATCGTGTCGGTGACGGCGATGACCTCGATCCAGCGGCGGCACTCGTCGAGGCTCGAGGGCTTGGCGTGGCGCGCCATCTCGCGGAGCTTCCGCAAGGTCTTCGCGACGTCGTCGGGGGCGGCGCCGCGGCGAAAGAGGGGCGCGAGGCCGCGGGCGAGTGCGCGCGCAGCGATGGCCCCTCCGTCCCCGGCGAGCACGCGCTTCGCGAGGCGATCCCAGAGCGAGCGGCGCTCGAAGAAGAGGTACGGCGTGGCGGCGGCGACGGCGGCGAGCACCCACGCCTCTTCGTCGCGCGAGTCGAGGATGCTCACGAGCTGGCTCGCGACGAGCATGAGCCGCTCGGCGGGGAGCGACGCGAGGGCCGTGGTCGCCCGCTGACGGAGCACACGCGACTCGCCGAACACCCAGTCGAGCAGCGTGCCCTGGAGCGCTTCGACCGGGCCCGTGAGCCGGCCGAGCGCGCGCGCGGCGTGTACCCAGACGAGCGGCTCGGGGTGAAGCAAGAGCGGCTGGAGCACCTGGAGCGTCTGACCGACGAGGAGCGGATCGGTCGTGTGGGGCATGCCAGAGACGCTCACCTCGAGCATGCGCGCGGCGAGCACGCGGCCTCGGAGGGTGCCACGCGCAGGCTCGTGCACCATGGCCTCGAACGTGTCCTTCGAGCCCCAGATCCACGGCCCGAGCCGCGGGAGCTCGAGCGCCGAAGCCCCAGCCTCCCACACGAGGATTTGCAGGCGGGCGCGGGCTTCGGCGGTCTCGTCGGCGGTGAGGGCCGATCCAGAGCCGAGCAGCGGTGCGCACGCGAGCGCGTCGGCGAGGGGACCTTCGACGACCCTGTCGCGCACGACCTTGGCGGCCTCGCTCGCGAAGCCTGACCGCGCCGCCGCGGGCAGGAGGCCGGCGAGGGCCACGTCTTTGTGCCACGTGAGCGCCGCGCACCACGCGAGCAGCACCTCACCGGTCGGCTCGGCGAAGAGCATGCCGAGCGTCTCCACGTGCTCCGGCGATCGGGTGAGCTCGGGGAGGCGGGCCGCGAGGGTGTCCGCGGCCTTGCGTGTCGACCCGTCGAGCGCCGAAGCGCCCTCGCGACCGTCCGAGCGCCAATAGGTGCGGAGCTCGGCGTCGAGCTCCGGGCGCGCGGCGAGGGCCATGGTCAAGGTGGAGAGGGCGTCGCGGATTTCCTCGGGGAGCATGGCGGGTCGATGGAGAGTACACACGAACGGAGGCCCGTGGACGCCCGCCGTAGCCCCGTCACGTACGGCGCCTAAACCCTGGAAATGACTGAACGAATGGGCGGTGGCGGAGGAGCGCTCGTGCGCGTCGGAGGCGCGCTTCGCCGAGGCATGGATTACGCTCGAAGTGACGTGCCGAAGCCCGACGCGAAGCCACCCGGAGAGATCCCCACGACGCCGCGAGGCGCAGAAGTGAGGGACACGCTCGAGAGCGAGCGGGCGACGGACCCTTGGTCGAGGCCGACGCTGCCCCCGAGCGACGATCCGACGTCGGAGATGCGCTTCGTGCCGCAGCCGCTCTCGGAGCCGAAGATCCGCGACCTCGCCACGGGGGAGTCGTCCCCTTCGGCGCCGTCCCGGTACGTCTCGCGCTCCCTCTTGGGCGAGGGGGGCATGGGGGTCGTGCGGCTCGTGCACGATCCGATCGTCGGACGCGACGTCGCCATCAAGACCATCCGCAAGGATCGCGACACGAGGCCCGACATTCGCGCGCGTTTCCTCCGCGAGGCGCGTGTGCAGGGGCGGCTCGAGCACCCGTCGATCGTGCCCGTGTACGACATGGGCACGGCCTCCGACGGCTCGACCTACTTCACGATGCGGCGTGTGCACGGCACGACCCTCGGCGCCATCCTCGAGGGGCTCGCGAAGGGGGACGTGCCCACCAAAGAGAAATACTCGCGCCATCGGCTGCTCTCGGCGTTCGGGAGCGTGTGCCTCGCGGTCGACTTCGCCCACGAGCGCGGCGTCGTCCATCGCGACCTCAAGCCCTCGAACGTGATGTTCGGCGACTTCGGCGAGGTGTACGTGCTCGACTGGGGCGTGGCCAAAGTGGCCGACTCCCCCGACTGGGTGATGCCCGAGGAGACGAGCGGCGAGCACGCGACCGTGGCCGGCAGCTACGTGGGCACGCTCGGCTACATGGCTCCGGAGCAGCTCTCGGGCGCCGAGGTCGATCGGCGCGCCGACGTGTACGCGCTCGGGGCGCTCCTCTTCGAGATCCTGACGCTCGAGCCGCTCCACGTGGGCACGCCCTCGGAGATGACCGCGACGACCCTCATCGGTGTCGACGCGCGCTGCTCGGAGCGGGCCCCGGATCGTGACGTCCCCGACGAGCTCGAGGCCGTCTGCGTGCGTGCGACGGCGGCCAAGGTCGACGAGAGGTTCCCCTCCGCGCGTGCGCTCTACGACGCGCTCCAGCGGCACCTCGACCGCGATCTCGAGGCCGAGCGTCGGCGAGAGCTCTCGGTCGGGTACGCGCAGGCGGCCCTCCCGCGCGCGGGCCGGGCGTTGGCCGACGACGATCCGCACAACCGCGAACGGGAGCAGGCGATGCGCGACGTGGGCAACGCGCTCGCGCTCGACCCGAAGAACCGCACGGCGCTCGAGACGATGACCAAGCTCCTCGCGCACCCGCCGAAGGAGATGCCACCCGAGGCCGCCGCGGCGCTCGAGAAATCGCGGAACGAGCTCATGCGCGTGACGGCGCGCATGGGGGCGTTCGTGTTCGGCACCTGGTTTTTGTGGCTCCCGCTCGTCGTGTGGATGGGCGTGCGCTCGTGGGCTCCGCTCGGGGTGGCGTCGGTCGCGTTCGGCGCTTCGCTCGTGCTCTGCCTCGTCGAGGCGCGCCCGACCCACGTGCCGAACGACCGACGCAGCGGGGCGATCTTGTTCTTCGCGTGTGTCGGCTTCGCGGCCATGTCGCGGCTCTTCGGGTCGCTCGTGCTCTTGCCCACGGCGCTCTTCGCGGCGGCCGTGGTGTACGCCCAGAACTACTTTCGCCCCATCTTCAGCACGGCGTCGTTCGTGTTCGGCGCGGCCGTGATGATAGGCCCCACGGTGCTCGAGCACTTCGGGCTCCTCGCGCCGTCGTACACGTTCGACGACGAGGGCATGCGCATCGCGCCGAACGTGGTGAGCTTCCCGAAGGGCCCGACGATCGTGCTCCTGCTCGTCGCCAACGTGTTCGTCATCGCGTCCGTGTGGCGGCTCACGCGGCGCATCCAGCGCGCCCTGGCGGAAGCCGAGGGGCGTGTGGCCGTGCACGGGTGGCACCTCCGTTTGATGGTCCCCGAAGAGGCGCGGCACGCCGTGCGTACCCCGACGGTGCGCGGACGAGGGGCGAAGCCGTCGGTGGGGAACGTGCCCGCGTCGCGCAAGCTCGAGCCCGAGAAGGCGCCCGATCGGAAGACGTAGGGCTCTCGATTTCCGGCAGTTCTGTTCCGGCGTCGCCGCGCTAGCGGTGAACGAGCGACCCGGTCTCCTGTCGCATGGCCGTGCCAGTTCCGACGCAGGCTTCGAGTGCGTCGGTGCACCACCTAGAGGTCTGCGAACCCACGAATTCCCATCTGGATTCCACCGACCGTGGCACAATACCGCGTGTGGACTCCGTGCGACTTAGCGGCTTCGAATTCGAGCACTACCGCTCCTTCTTCACTCGGTCTCGCGTGCGCCTCGGTGCGAAGCTGACGCTTCTCTTCGGCTACAACAACGCGGGCAAGAGCGCGCTGCTGCGGGGGCTCGTCCTGTTGGCCGCATCGTGCCACCCGGACCCCGCCAAGACACGCCCTCCGCTTGCCCTCGATCATCTTGCGG includes these proteins:
- a CDS encoding macro domain-containing protein, producing the protein MPTIFTEGDMFADPSLQAFAFGCTTQGKLDAGVAVAFKKQFPGLEDEYKKRCEDGRFSLGDVLVHVDGARTVYALALQAHWKSKAKLAALERSLARTVELATHAGIPRIGIPRIGTGLGGLEWRRVKSVAAEIGATTPIELVVYEKFVRGLVLGEPEVEDA
- a CDS encoding serine/threonine protein kinase is translated as MDYARSDVPKPDAKPPGEIPTTPRGAEVRDTLESERATDPWSRPTLPPSDDPTSEMRFVPQPLSEPKIRDLATGESSPSAPSRYVSRSLLGEGGMGVVRLVHDPIVGRDVAIKTIRKDRDTRPDIRARFLREARVQGRLEHPSIVPVYDMGTASDGSTYFTMRRVHGTTLGAILEGLAKGDVPTKEKYSRHRLLSAFGSVCLAVDFAHERGVVHRDLKPSNVMFGDFGEVYVLDWGVAKVADSPDWVMPEETSGEHATVAGSYVGTLGYMAPEQLSGAEVDRRADVYALGALLFEILTLEPLHVGTPSEMTATTLIGVDARCSERAPDRDVPDELEAVCVRATAAKVDERFPSARALYDALQRHLDRDLEAERRRELSVGYAQAALPRAGRALADDDPHNREREQAMRDVGNALALDPKNRTALETMTKLLAHPPKEMPPEAAAALEKSRNELMRVTARMGAFVFGTWFLWLPLVVWMGVRSWAPLGVASVAFGASLVLCLVEARPTHVPNDRRSGAILFFACVGFAAMSRLFGSLVLLPTALFAAAVVYAQNYFRPIFSTASFVFGAAVMIGPTVLEHFGLLAPSYTFDDEGMRIAPNVVSFPKGPTIVLLLVANVFVIASVWRLTRRIQRALAEAEGRVAVHGWHLRLMVPEEARHAVRTPTVRGRGAKPSVGNVPASRKLEPEKAPDRKT
- a CDS encoding UMP kinase, yielding MEPRDLAGPPPALHPDLRYRRILLKLSGEALGGKQGGLDPEVLSQTAAELAEVYALGVQVGIVVGGGNIFRGLKGAAAGMDRTQSDYMGMLATVMNALALQDGLEKVGVPTRVQTAIEIRQMAEPYIRRRAVRHLEKGRFVIFAAGTGNPFFSTDTAAALRSMEIGAEAVFKATKVDGIYDRDPVKFPDARMISEMSYDKFISERIGVMDSTAATMCRDNGMLIRVFKLAPGNIKRALRGESIGTTVTG
- a CDS encoding serine/threonine protein kinase; amino-acid sequence: MLPEEIRDALSTLTMALAARPELDAELRTYWRSDGREGASALDGSTRKAADTLAARLPELTRSPEHVETLGMLFAEPTGEVLLAWCAALTWHKDVALAGLLPAAARSGFASEAAKVVRDRVVEGPLADALACAPLLGSGSALTADETAEARARLQILVWEAGASALELPRLGPWIWGSKDTFEAMVHEPARGTLRGRVLAARMLEVSVSGMPHTTDPLLVGQTLQVLQPLLLHPEPLVWVHAARALGRLTGPVEALQGTLLDWVFGESRVLRQRATTALASLPAERLMLVASQLVSILDSRDEEAWVLAAVAAATPYLFFERRSLWDRLAKRVLAGDGGAIAARALARGLAPLFRRGAAPDDVAKTLRKLREMARHAKPSSLDECRRWIEVIAVTDTIDGAERDPLDLELGLENLVRIAAQYDDEEADARAARFASSLLPTFHEASKIALGTGRLRQRAAAINALEGSARAFALRLWSPLLATRPEGDPVEEPDLSDTWEAFARAPSEILDLVKERRAVEGTDEKADLSLEVLAIKLGGYALDACGEDADLGPGRGPTAHDTCLWLRKVSGLADGSRELPEALSGALSTLFWRLVDTTRGTSLGEVDDVRWLGPFAAWWALVIDRPTMLLQLAHALPMMAPEALALCCERAEALRTSVSKGEANGAFGPASAEALGTLHAEDTELAHALAGLAKALGTFGNVSGKSKELDAGCLELVLAASRLHGALADPVKALHASVPDMSADSLSKQATENAPRIAALVARAVRSREPAMLEVWFASLGPLTSALLEAAVAEAISRTPAPPPLPKKEEPKIIEGYELVKPLGEGGIGSVWLVRKPGAERYFVLKIPKAEALQNATDTEREGILASFVEEANALAGLYHPNVANIIDRGVSGNVPFLVLEYLIGADLKQYSSAHLMSFYELRQVVLEACAGLAALHGAGLVHRDVKPANLWLRLPLAGGERFDPEKHRNPAMAHPLATVVIDFGMVRSIKVHEDAGGRFVAGTAGYIAPEQVLDPVELDPRADVYSLAATIYNVTTGRAFFDEIDNPRDRIIAHMRQDPLEDGARLRGFPAGVARVLRAATMKDPKDRPWPLEMGRELALSI
- a CDS encoding peptidyl-prolyl cis-trans isomerase, with protein sequence MRRISFLLAALPIVALSACDGCKGQKDGPSPNDDAGLHATSAQLTPELSAKVLAKVGEKTITLGDFVAAIENMDQFDRLRYQAPERRKELLEEMIRVELLAQEATQKGLDKDPVTAAEIRAILRDAMLADARKGAPSPADIPEADVRAYFDTHKADYHDPERRRLSCLVLKDDAQAKSIVAQAVAATSPAAWGELVKTKSIDAQARANVPVDLAGDFGIVSPPGDTRGENVRVPDEVRVAAFAIAKVGDVKPEPVKVGPKLYVVRLTQKLEPHDRTFAEAERVIRVKLAQDKIREREEAVLKELRAKHKVEIDQTALGTVKVDLAPDGGK